From Pontibacter actiniarum, a single genomic window includes:
- a CDS encoding RagB/SusD family nutrient uptake outer membrane protein — protein MTSRYLRTILCAGLVAVGTASCTDDLDRVPAYEVTSATVYKDFANYKSILAKLYAGFAVTGQQGPAGKPDVGGVDEGASNYVRTYWTLQEVPTDEAVVAWNDPGLPVINTMLWAANNDMTKAMYYRIFYQVTAANEFIRETTDAKLEERGITGANLEAAKTYRAEARFLRALSYWHALDLYGSVPFVTEEDPIGAFFPEQISKEDLFAYIESELKAVESELVDARQNEYARADKAAAWTLLTKLYLNAPVYTGENKYTEAITYAKKVIDAGYQLEEDYDELFMTNNDNSSEIIFPIAFDGMRTQSYGGTTFLTHGAVGGDMVAADFGIDSGWGGLRVTPAFYNLFSGTALDNDDRANFFTKGQTLEVEEIKTFKNGYPITKWKNINAAGEAGSNPTFVDTDFPMFRLADVYLMYAEAVLRGGSGGSVGQALEYVNALRNRAYVGTGADGSITSSQLNLNFILDERARELNWEGHRRTDLIRYNLFTGGEYLWAWKGGLKEGTSVPAYRALYPIPSDDLVANPNLKPTPGY, from the coding sequence ATGACATCTAGATATTTAAGAACAATACTTTGTGCAGGGTTGGTAGCGGTTGGTACTGCATCCTGTACCGATGACCTGGATCGCGTACCTGCCTATGAGGTAACCTCGGCCACCGTCTATAAAGATTTTGCCAACTATAAAAGCATCCTGGCAAAGCTGTACGCCGGCTTTGCCGTAACTGGCCAGCAGGGGCCTGCTGGTAAGCCCGATGTGGGAGGCGTTGATGAAGGGGCATCTAACTACGTGCGTACGTACTGGACCCTGCAGGAAGTGCCGACGGATGAGGCTGTGGTGGCCTGGAACGACCCGGGATTGCCGGTGATCAACACGATGCTGTGGGCCGCGAACAACGACATGACCAAGGCCATGTATTACCGCATCTTTTACCAGGTTACAGCAGCCAACGAATTTATCCGCGAAACCACCGATGCAAAGCTGGAGGAACGCGGCATAACAGGGGCTAACCTGGAAGCTGCCAAAACCTACCGTGCCGAGGCGCGTTTCCTGCGTGCCCTGAGCTACTGGCATGCCCTGGACCTGTACGGCAGTGTTCCTTTTGTTACAGAAGAAGATCCGATCGGGGCTTTCTTCCCGGAGCAGATCAGCAAAGAGGACCTGTTTGCCTACATCGAGTCTGAGCTGAAAGCCGTTGAGAGCGAACTGGTGGACGCGCGCCAGAACGAGTATGCCCGTGCTGACAAAGCCGCTGCCTGGACACTGCTCACCAAGCTGTACCTGAATGCTCCCGTGTACACTGGGGAGAATAAGTATACAGAGGCGATCACCTATGCCAAGAAAGTGATTGACGCGGGTTACCAGCTGGAGGAGGATTACGACGAGCTGTTTATGACAAACAACGACAACTCGAGTGAGATTATCTTCCCGATTGCTTTTGACGGTATGAGAACGCAGTCGTACGGCGGCACTACCTTCCTGACGCATGGCGCGGTGGGCGGAGACATGGTCGCCGCTGATTTCGGAATAGACTCTGGCTGGGGTGGGCTTCGTGTTACTCCTGCGTTTTATAACCTGTTTTCAGGCACTGCGCTTGATAATGACGACAGAGCCAACTTCTTTACAAAGGGGCAGACCCTGGAAGTAGAAGAAATTAAGACGTTTAAAAACGGTTACCCTATCACGAAGTGGAAGAATATTAACGCTGCAGGCGAAGCTGGCTCCAACCCAACTTTCGTGGACACGGACTTCCCGATGTTCCGTTTGGCTGATGTATACCTGATGTATGCAGAGGCCGTGCTGCGTGGAGGTTCGGGAGGATCTGTCGGACAGGCGCTGGAGTATGTAAACGCCCTGCGCAACCGTGCCTATGTTGGCACAGGCGCAGACGGCAGCATTACCAGCAGCCAGCTGAACCTAAACTTTATACTTGACGAGCGCGCCCGCGAACTTAACTGGGAAGGGCATCGCCGCACAGACCTGATCCGCTACAACTTGTTCACTGGCGGAGAATACCTGTGGGCCTGGAAGGGCGGTTTAAAGGAAGGAACTTCTGTGCCGGCCTATAGAGCGCTGTATCCGATACCTTCTGATGACCTGGTGGCAAATCCAAACCTGAAGCCAACCCCAGGGTACTAA
- a CDS encoding SusC/RagA family TonB-linked outer membrane protein has protein sequence MRKKTTNRIRTCSLITAACFLYFSGAAQDHYDAKVALANTSGVVGQSTSTVSLSSVLKDLRSKYGIQFSYKADVARDLQFQVPANLAGEPSVDAVLTKVLAPSGLTYKKVNDVYIIVKDATTATAPVKATPVAERKAVQEQTVRGTVTDDSGIPLPGVAVVVKGTTRGTSTDLNGNFSIAVPANATLVFNYIGFSSREVVVGNQATIDVSLKPDTKALQEVVVVGYGTQKKSDLTGAVTAVTEEDFQDGQVTTPEQLISGKVAGVQITSNSGAPGAGSRIRIRGGASLNASNDPLIVIDGVPVDNDQVAGSANPLNFINPDDIASMNILKDASATAIYGSRASNGVIIVTTKSGKAGDKMRINFSTKHSISTVNKEVDVLSADEFRKVVMEQGTPEQQELLGEANTNWQDRIYREAYTTDNNLSVSGSLKNLPYRVSVGYLNQEGVLKTSAFERVTAAVKLTPTFLDDHLKVDVNVKGAKTNSRFADIGAIGAAVAFDPTQPVYQDNAFGGYFEWTDVSGNPITIATRNPLSMLKQKRDEGEVLRSIGNVQLDYKFHFLPELRANLNLGYDISESEGITRSPGTMAAEYYERGSVKEYEEDRTNKLLDFYLNYNKELPGIASRIDATAGYSYQDFLIKKPAFATFRDNGDVRKKADPFPFETQNTLVSFFGRVNYAFKDRYMLTATVRRDGSSRFSEDNRWGTFPSMALAWRIVEESFLKNSTVVSDLKLRVGYGITGQQDISDNDYPFLARYTSSDNASMYRLGDMYYLLLRPEEYDRNLKWEETETYNAGIDFGFLNNRLYGSLDYYNRKTDDLLSIIAVPAGTNLTNLLLTNVGSIDSEGLEAVLNFVAIDKEDLGWTVGVNGSWNRNEITKLNTVKDENSVGVLEGDISGATGRKIQIHSVGYAPYSYYVHKQVYDDNGKPIEGLYADLNEDGIVNDADRYRYKNPEPQFYFGFNSQLNYKNWSLGLLMRASLNNYVYNNVYSNNAAYDVFQAGEYLANMVGNVYETEFNTRQYESDYYIENASFLRMENISLGYNFGKILNDKANLRLNANVQNVFTVTKYDGLDPEIAGGIDNNFYPRPTVYTVGLNLEL, from the coding sequence ATGCGTAAAAAAACTACAAACCGAATAAGGACCTGCAGCCTGATTACGGCGGCGTGTTTCCTTTATTTTTCGGGAGCAGCTCAAGATCATTACGACGCGAAGGTGGCGCTGGCTAACACCTCAGGTGTAGTAGGGCAAAGCACCTCAACCGTGTCGTTGAGCAGCGTTCTCAAGGATCTTCGCAGCAAGTATGGCATTCAGTTTTCTTATAAGGCAGACGTGGCCCGTGACCTGCAGTTTCAGGTGCCAGCTAACCTGGCGGGTGAGCCAAGTGTGGATGCGGTGCTGACGAAGGTGCTGGCCCCGAGCGGCCTTACTTATAAGAAGGTAAACGATGTGTACATCATCGTAAAAGATGCAACTACCGCCACGGCACCTGTTAAAGCGACTCCGGTAGCTGAAAGAAAGGCTGTACAGGAGCAAACGGTGCGCGGCACCGTGACAGACGATAGCGGAATACCCCTTCCGGGTGTAGCCGTTGTGGTTAAAGGCACGACGCGCGGTACTTCCACTGACCTGAATGGTAACTTTAGCATCGCAGTTCCGGCCAATGCCACGCTGGTGTTTAACTACATCGGTTTTTCATCGAGAGAAGTTGTGGTAGGCAACCAGGCAACCATCGACGTTTCCCTGAAGCCCGACACCAAAGCACTGCAAGAGGTAGTGGTGGTGGGCTACGGTACGCAGAAAAAGAGCGACCTTACGGGTGCGGTGACGGCTGTAACGGAAGAGGACTTCCAGGATGGCCAGGTAACCACACCCGAGCAGCTCATCTCTGGTAAAGTGGCTGGTGTGCAGATCACCTCCAACAGCGGTGCCCCGGGCGCAGGCAGCCGCATCCGCATCCGTGGCGGAGCATCGCTGAATGCCAGCAACGATCCGCTGATTGTTATCGACGGTGTGCCGGTGGACAATGACCAGGTGGCAGGCTCTGCTAACCCGCTCAACTTCATCAACCCGGACGATATCGCCTCCATGAACATCCTGAAGGATGCTTCTGCTACTGCCATTTATGGCTCGCGCGCCTCTAACGGTGTGATCATCGTTACCACTAAAAGCGGTAAGGCTGGAGATAAGATGCGCATTAACTTCAGCACGAAGCACTCTATTTCTACTGTAAACAAAGAGGTGGATGTGCTAAGTGCGGATGAGTTCAGAAAAGTGGTTATGGAGCAAGGCACTCCGGAGCAGCAGGAGCTGCTTGGCGAGGCCAACACCAACTGGCAGGATCGCATTTACAGAGAGGCCTATACCACTGACAACAACCTGAGCGTAAGTGGCTCCCTTAAAAACCTGCCGTACCGTGTGTCGGTAGGCTACCTGAACCAGGAAGGCGTGCTTAAAACCTCTGCGTTTGAGCGTGTAACGGCTGCCGTTAAGCTTACGCCTACTTTCCTGGACGACCACCTGAAAGTGGATGTAAACGTGAAAGGGGCTAAAACGAACAGCCGCTTTGCCGATATAGGCGCTATTGGTGCCGCTGTTGCGTTTGACCCTACTCAGCCTGTGTATCAGGACAATGCCTTCGGTGGCTACTTCGAGTGGACGGACGTAAGCGGCAACCCTATTACCATCGCGACCAGAAACCCGCTTAGCATGCTAAAGCAAAAGCGTGACGAAGGCGAGGTGCTCAGAAGCATCGGTAATGTGCAGCTGGATTACAAGTTCCACTTCCTGCCGGAGCTGCGTGCTAACCTGAACCTTGGTTACGACATCTCAGAAAGCGAGGGCATTACACGCTCGCCGGGCACGATGGCTGCGGAGTACTATGAACGCGGCTCGGTGAAGGAGTATGAGGAGGACAGAACAAACAAGTTGCTGGATTTCTACCTGAACTACAACAAGGAGCTGCCGGGCATTGCCAGCCGTATTGATGCGACTGCCGGCTACTCTTACCAGGACTTCCTGATTAAAAAACCGGCTTTTGCCACCTTCCGCGACAACGGTGACGTGCGTAAGAAAGCTGATCCTTTTCCGTTCGAAACACAGAACACACTGGTGTCTTTCTTCGGAAGAGTTAACTATGCGTTCAAAGACCGTTATATGTTAACGGCCACCGTTCGCCGCGACGGCTCTTCCCGTTTCTCAGAAGATAACCGTTGGGGCACTTTCCCTTCCATGGCGCTGGCCTGGCGTATTGTGGAAGAGTCTTTCCTGAAGAACTCGACCGTTGTTTCTGACCTGAAACTGCGCGTAGGCTACGGTATAACCGGCCAGCAGGACATCTCTGATAACGACTATCCGTTCCTGGCACGCTATACCAGCTCTGACAATGCGTCTATGTACCGCCTGGGCGACATGTACTACCTGTTGCTGCGCCCGGAAGAGTATGACCGGAACCTGAAGTGGGAAGAGACGGAAACCTACAACGCGGGTATCGACTTTGGCTTCCTGAACAACAGGCTGTACGGTAGCCTGGACTACTACAACAGAAAAACCGATGACCTGTTGAGCATCATCGCTGTTCCGGCCGGTACGAACCTGACAAACCTGCTGCTAACCAACGTTGGCTCTATCGACAGTGAAGGCCTGGAGGCTGTGCTGAACTTTGTAGCGATAGACAAAGAGGACCTCGGCTGGACAGTGGGCGTGAACGGCTCCTGGAACAGAAACGAGATTACGAAGCTGAACACGGTGAAAGATGAGAACTCAGTAGGTGTGTTGGAGGGGGATATCTCCGGTGCCACAGGCCGTAAGATCCAGATCCACTCGGTTGGGTATGCGCCGTACAGCTACTATGTGCACAAGCAGGTATATGATGACAACGGCAAGCCGATTGAAGGGCTGTACGCCGACCTGAACGAAGACGGTATCGTGAACGATGCAGACAGATACCGCTACAAAAACCCTGAGCCACAGTTCTACTTCGGCTTTAACTCCCAGCTGAACTACAAAAACTGGTCGCTGGGGCTGCTGATGCGCGCCAGCCTGAATAACTACGTCTACAACAACGTGTATTCCAACAACGCGGCCTATGATGTGTTCCAAGCAGGGGAGTACTTGGCCAACATGGTAGGCAACGTGTACGAGACGGAGTTTAACACGCGCCAGTATGAGTCTGACTACTATATCGAGAACGCCTCCTTCCTGCGCATGGAGAACATCAGCCTGGGCTACAACTTCGGCAAAATCCTGAACGATAAAGCCAACCTGCGCCTGAATGCCAATGTGCAGAACGTGTTTACCGTCACCAAGTACGATGGCCTGGACCCAGAGATTGCAGGCGGTATTGACAACAACTTCTATCCAAGACCAACTGTCTACACCGTTGGCCTGAACCTGGAACTTTAA
- a CDS encoding FecR family protein produces the protein MEYHYFTATDFAADENFIQWVQQPTRERKAFWEKYLEENPGQRQAIQEARQLVLHLSADNEPALEQDLEDIWARLSEAREHYLSHGEEEEGDNVIPIRFWQRSAIWIAAAVSALLLVSGYLLLKPEQKQAEITYATTTGERLRLHLPDSSFVVLNANSSITLPATWGPNQDRAVQLEGQAFFSVTHKLNSQRFVVSTADGLEVEVLGTEFSVSNKEHIKRVILERGKVNLHISQNGERQQLTMAPGDLVEATEATGVAKRRVNPELYNAWKNTSLVFENNTLEEVAQLLEHSYGYTVHISGQGLATQRITAYLNTNSPSHILSTLSETLEVEIQQQNKTITISNKL, from the coding sequence ATGGAGTACCACTACTTTACCGCAACTGACTTTGCAGCTGATGAGAATTTTATCCAGTGGGTGCAGCAACCAACCCGGGAGCGCAAGGCCTTCTGGGAGAAGTATCTCGAGGAGAACCCGGGGCAGCGCCAAGCCATACAGGAGGCGCGCCAGCTGGTGCTGCACCTCTCTGCGGACAATGAGCCAGCCCTGGAGCAGGACCTGGAGGATATCTGGGCGCGGCTGAGCGAGGCGCGGGAGCACTATCTGTCCCATGGGGAGGAGGAGGAAGGCGACAACGTGATCCCCATAAGGTTCTGGCAGCGCAGTGCCATCTGGATAGCGGCGGCTGTGTCGGCTTTGCTGCTTGTGAGCGGGTACCTCCTTTTAAAACCGGAGCAAAAGCAAGCGGAAATAACCTACGCCACCACTACCGGGGAGCGCCTGCGCCTGCACCTGCCCGACAGCTCTTTTGTGGTACTGAACGCCAACTCAAGTATAACGCTGCCAGCCACCTGGGGCCCAAACCAAGACCGGGCAGTGCAGCTGGAGGGGCAGGCCTTCTTCTCCGTAACGCATAAGCTCAACAGCCAGCGCTTTGTTGTGAGCACTGCCGATGGCCTGGAGGTAGAGGTGCTGGGCACCGAGTTCAGCGTGTCTAACAAGGAGCACATCAAACGGGTGATACTGGAGCGCGGCAAGGTAAACCTGCACATCAGCCAGAACGGGGAGCGCCAGCAGCTGACGATGGCTCCCGGTGACCTGGTGGAGGCCACCGAGGCGACAGGGGTCGCAAAGCGCAGGGTAAACCCGGAGCTCTACAACGCCTGGAAGAACACCAGCCTTGTGTTTGAGAACAACACCCTGGAAGAGGTGGCGCAGCTGCTGGAGCACAGCTACGGCTACACAGTGCACATCAGCGGGCAGGGCCTGGCCACGCAGCGCATTACAGCCTACCTCAACACCAACTCGCCTTCACACATCCTCTCAACACTGTCGGAGACGCTGGAGGTGGAGATACAACAGCAAAACAAGACCATTACAATAAGCAATAAGCTCTAA
- a CDS encoding PAS domain-containing sensor histidine kinase, which produces MQRHSLEFYRSIVGNSMDLVSVIDAEGKFLFVGESVKTVLGYEVEELEGASAYSFIHPDDLPDVLATMAELLTSGKGKSALFRHKSRDKGWRWIECNATNMLENEHVQGIMTSSRDVTEARQLLYEKEYHQAYYESLFFEHPHAVFTLHTSGKFRQVNQHMETITGYSEHEALTISYSAMVHPDSLAAANEAFQKVLAGKALTVEICILTRAGEEKDITVSLMPVYFAGQLQGVQGIAKDITEANKAKRLIQEQAQQLNTILESITEPFYVLDSHWRFTFVSAAFASFMNRSREELTGQVIWELFPKGVSTRFYQVCQEVSRQKTAVHFEETFRTPYPCTLYFTLYPNKDGISVHFVDITQQKRTEREIEKLSFVASKTINGVVIMDPECRIEWVNDGFCRLTGYSREEVLGRVPSDFLQGTDTDPEVAKRIRSKYSSLQPFSEEVLNYKKCGEKLWFYIDVTPIFDQFGNLANYIALETDITEKKEAEVRLLKLADDLYKQNRDLQQFTYIISHNLRAPVANALGLAQLVQRLPKDAEPYDTALEKLHASVQELDAVIKDVNNVLSIRDSGRVSPRETVYLQEVCEEVLEQFAGELEHHHAQVNVAIDPAYWLSSIRAYLHNILHNLISNALKYKAEERTLELTIKAEQDARGYVLTVIDNGTGLEEHVVQHQLFQLYKRFHPNTHGKGIGLFLVKTQVEALGGKIKVESAPNQGTTFTIYLGAKNVQ; this is translated from the coding sequence ATGCAACGCCACTCGCTAGAATTCTACCGCTCCATTGTGGGCAACAGCATGGATCTTGTGTCGGTGATCGATGCCGAGGGTAAGTTTCTGTTCGTGGGCGAATCTGTAAAAACTGTTCTGGGCTATGAGGTAGAAGAGCTGGAGGGTGCTAGCGCCTACAGCTTTATACACCCCGATGACCTGCCGGACGTACTTGCCACCATGGCAGAACTGCTGACCAGCGGCAAGGGTAAATCTGCCCTGTTCCGCCACAAGTCCCGGGACAAAGGCTGGCGCTGGATAGAGTGCAATGCCACGAACATGCTTGAGAACGAGCACGTGCAGGGCATTATGACCAGCTCCCGGGACGTAACGGAGGCAAGGCAGCTTCTCTACGAGAAAGAGTACCACCAGGCGTATTACGAGTCCCTCTTCTTCGAGCACCCACACGCCGTGTTCACGCTCCACACCTCGGGTAAGTTCCGGCAGGTAAACCAACACATGGAGACCATTACCGGCTACAGTGAGCACGAGGCGCTAACGATTTCCTACAGCGCAATGGTGCACCCGGACTCTTTGGCCGCAGCGAACGAGGCGTTCCAGAAGGTGTTGGCGGGCAAGGCGCTTACCGTGGAGATCTGCATCCTGACCCGAGCCGGAGAGGAAAAGGACATCACTGTTTCGCTGATGCCGGTATACTTTGCAGGGCAGTTACAAGGGGTACAGGGCATCGCCAAAGACATTACAGAGGCCAACAAAGCCAAACGCCTCATTCAGGAGCAGGCCCAGCAGCTAAACACCATTCTGGAAAGTATAACCGAGCCGTTTTACGTGCTCGACAGCCACTGGCGGTTTACGTTTGTAAGCGCCGCGTTTGCCTCTTTTATGAACCGGAGCCGGGAAGAGCTTACCGGGCAAGTAATATGGGAGCTCTTTCCAAAAGGCGTTTCCACGCGCTTCTACCAGGTGTGCCAGGAAGTGTCCCGGCAGAAGACAGCGGTGCACTTTGAGGAGACCTTTAGGACCCCTTACCCCTGCACCCTGTACTTTACCCTTTACCCGAACAAAGATGGCATTTCGGTTCACTTTGTAGACATCACACAGCAGAAGAGAACGGAGCGCGAGATCGAAAAGCTGTCTTTCGTAGCCAGTAAGACCATAAACGGGGTAGTGATCATGGACCCGGAGTGCCGCATTGAGTGGGTGAACGACGGCTTCTGCCGCCTGACCGGCTACAGCCGCGAGGAGGTGCTGGGCCGCGTACCGAGCGATTTCCTGCAGGGCACCGACACGGACCCGGAAGTAGCGAAAAGAATCCGCAGCAAGTACAGCAGCCTGCAGCCCTTCTCGGAGGAGGTGCTTAACTACAAGAAGTGCGGCGAAAAGCTCTGGTTCTATATAGACGTGACCCCTATTTTCGACCAGTTTGGCAACCTTGCCAACTACATTGCCCTGGAAACGGACATTACAGAGAAGAAAGAGGCGGAGGTCAGGCTCCTGAAGCTGGCGGATGACCTCTACAAGCAGAACCGCGACCTGCAGCAGTTCACCTATATCATATCGCACAACCTGCGCGCCCCTGTCGCCAATGCACTGGGGCTGGCGCAGCTCGTGCAGCGGCTGCCTAAAGACGCGGAGCCGTACGACACGGCGCTGGAGAAGCTCCATGCCTCCGTGCAGGAGCTGGACGCTGTCATAAAGGATGTAAACAACGTGCTTTCCATCCGCGACTCCGGCAGAGTGTCACCGCGTGAAACAGTGTACCTGCAGGAGGTGTGCGAAGAGGTGCTGGAGCAGTTTGCCGGAGAGTTGGAGCACCACCACGCGCAGGTAAACGTGGCCATTGACCCGGCATACTGGCTCTCTTCCATCCGGGCTTACCTGCACAACATCCTGCACAATCTTATTTCAAACGCACTAAAGTACAAGGCAGAAGAGCGCACGCTGGAGCTGACCATTAAAGCCGAGCAGGACGCGCGCGGTTATGTGCTCACGGTGATCGACAACGGCACGGGCCTCGAAGAGCATGTGGTGCAGCACCAGCTGTTTCAGTTATACAAGCGCTTCCACCCGAACACGCACGGCAAGGGCATCGGCCTTTTCCTTGTGAAGACACAGGTGGAGGCGCTCGGAGGGAAAATAAAGGTAGAAAGCGCCCCTAACCAGGGCACGACATTTACAATATACTTAGGCGCAAAAAATGTACAATAA
- a CDS encoding response regulator → MYNKVYIVDDDEVSIFLTEAILEADQFATECKGFLDAKNALQTLLESATGQSQDSLPEVIFLDLNMPFMSGWDFLEALKPYESTLKGHCRIYILTSSVDEQERKRAHGTSLVAGFLQKPLEDEWLIQLK, encoded by the coding sequence ATGTACAATAAAGTTTACATCGTTGATGATGATGAAGTTAGTATCTTCCTGACGGAGGCCATACTGGAGGCGGACCAGTTTGCCACGGAGTGCAAGGGCTTTCTCGACGCAAAGAATGCGCTCCAGACCCTGCTCGAAAGCGCCACCGGCCAAAGCCAGGATTCGCTGCCGGAAGTGATCTTCCTGGACCTGAACATGCCCTTTATGAGTGGCTGGGACTTTCTGGAGGCGCTGAAACCGTACGAAAGCACGCTGAAAGGCCACTGCCGCATTTACATCCTTACCTCCTCGGTAGACGAGCAGGAGCGCAAGCGCGCCCATGGCACCAGTTTGGTTGCCGGTTTCCTGCAAAAGCCCCTGGAGGATGAGTGGCTCATACAGCTCAAGTAA
- a CDS encoding PAS domain-containing sensor histidine kinase translates to MTSPTYTNPGISSLRLERLNRLLFNNYPDAVYTITMDGIFHTVNDTVCELLQKEQKELVGEGFQLFIHPEYWEEVVHHFKAAKQGLPQRYQTVVRNSSGVSVFLDITNFPLKAGDQMVGIFGIAKDITAQKERERALLHTSQELIRQNEELELFRKIIAHDFRSPIARLIGLSKLLQKDNLPQKTQATAIGSLLQSAQQLDGMVRDLNQMLALRQQGDETGELCHVEDLLQVCLASLQQEISAAGATITIARQADLQLFTAKAYLTSILQNLLSNALKYRDPERPLQVTVTLKQQNGEAVIAVADNGRGMDLDKVSNDLFKMYKRFHSEVEGKGLGLYLVKEQVRLLQGKVEVESTPAVGTTFTVTLPIPASV, encoded by the coding sequence GTGACCTCACCAACCTACACTAACCCAGGCATCTCCTCCCTACGGTTGGAGCGCCTCAACCGGCTTCTTTTCAACAACTACCCCGATGCCGTGTATACCATCACCATGGATGGCATTTTCCATACTGTAAACGACACAGTGTGCGAGCTGCTGCAGAAAGAACAGAAGGAGTTGGTGGGGGAGGGTTTTCAGCTGTTTATCCACCCGGAGTACTGGGAAGAGGTGGTACACCACTTCAAGGCTGCCAAGCAGGGGCTGCCGCAGCGCTACCAGACAGTGGTGCGCAACAGCAGCGGCGTATCCGTGTTTCTGGATATCACGAACTTCCCCCTGAAAGCGGGTGACCAGATGGTGGGCATCTTTGGGATTGCAAAGGATATCACGGCGCAGAAAGAGCGCGAGCGCGCACTGCTGCACACCAGCCAGGAGTTAATCCGGCAGAACGAAGAACTGGAGCTTTTCCGCAAGATAATCGCCCATGATTTCCGCAGCCCCATTGCCCGCCTGATCGGGCTTAGCAAGCTCCTGCAAAAGGACAACCTGCCACAGAAAACGCAGGCGACAGCCATTGGCTCGCTGCTGCAGTCGGCTCAGCAACTGGATGGCATGGTGCGTGACCTGAACCAGATGCTGGCGCTGCGCCAGCAGGGCGATGAGACGGGAGAACTCTGCCATGTGGAAGATCTGCTGCAAGTATGCCTGGCCAGCCTGCAACAGGAGATCAGCGCCGCCGGGGCCACCATCACCATCGCACGGCAGGCCGATTTGCAGCTTTTCACGGCCAAGGCCTATTTAACCAGCATTCTCCAGAACCTGCTCTCAAACGCGCTGAAGTACCGGGACCCGGAGCGGCCGTTGCAGGTAACCGTAACCCTGAAGCAGCAAAACGGCGAAGCAGTTATAGCAGTAGCCGACAACGGGCGGGGCATGGACCTGGATAAGGTCTCCAACGATCTGTTTAAAATGTATAAACGCTTCCACAGCGAAGTGGAGGGAAAAGGCCTCGGTTTATACTTAGTAAAAGAACAGGTTAGGCTGCTACAAGGCAAAGTAGAGGTAGAAAGCACGCCAGCCGTTGGCACCACCTTCACCGTTACGCTTCCTATCCCTGCTTCAGTATAG
- a CDS encoding response regulator: MYKKVFIVDDDEVSVFLAEAMLAADNFAQEYFSFLQPADALELLLQPLRQGEPGELPNVLFLDLNMPFMSGWDFLDALTPYEGQLQEHCRIYILTSSVDADEMKRAQSYPFLAGFLHKPLEEAIIKKLLKQA; this comes from the coding sequence ATGTATAAAAAAGTGTTTATTGTGGATGACGATGAGGTGAGCGTCTTTTTGGCGGAGGCAATGCTGGCGGCGGATAACTTTGCCCAGGAGTACTTTAGTTTCCTGCAACCTGCGGATGCACTGGAGCTCCTGCTACAGCCCCTGCGGCAGGGAGAGCCGGGCGAGCTGCCAAATGTGCTGTTCCTGGACCTGAACATGCCCTTTATGAGTGGCTGGGACTTCCTGGACGCGCTGACACCCTACGAAGGACAACTGCAGGAGCATTGCCGCATTTATATCCTGACCTCCTCGGTAGACGCCGATGAGATGAAACGCGCCCAAAGCTACCCCTTTCTGGCGGGGTTCCTTCACAAACCACTGGAGGAGGCCATCATCAAAAAGCTACTGAAGCAGGCTTAG